The Thermoflavifilum sp. genome contains a region encoding:
- the ccsA gene encoding cytochrome c biogenesis protein CcsA — translation MKAYWWKALCIILLFYTLIAGMLMPVPAKDILNETIRNLHFHVPMWFTMIVLLGISCVSSIQYLGRGSLDKDIVAVETANVGLLFGVLGLITGAIWANYTWGAPWSDDIKQLCTAIALLMYFAYFVLRSSFTDIDKRARVSAVYNIFAFAMLFPLIFIIPRMTDSLHPGNGGNPAFSQYDLDNELRKVFYPAVVGWILLGIWVAEIRIRLRRLKLKSLLS, via the coding sequence ATGAAAGCATACTGGTGGAAGGCATTGTGCATCATCCTGTTGTTTTACACGTTGATTGCAGGTATGCTGATGCCGGTTCCTGCCAAGGATATCCTCAACGAAACCATCCGTAATCTGCACTTCCACGTACCGATGTGGTTTACCATGATTGTGTTGTTGGGTATTTCCTGTGTGAGTTCCATTCAATATCTGGGCAGGGGCTCGCTGGATAAGGATATTGTGGCGGTTGAAACAGCCAATGTGGGGTTATTGTTTGGTGTACTGGGTTTAATTACCGGGGCTATCTGGGCCAATTATACCTGGGGAGCGCCCTGGAGCGATGATATCAAACAACTGTGTACGGCCATTGCGTTGCTCATGTATTTTGCGTATTTCGTATTGCGTAGCTCCTTCACGGATATAGATAAACGAGCCAGGGTGAGTGCGGTGTACAATATTTTTGCTTTTGCCATGCTTTTCCCGCTCATCTTCATCATTCCGCGAATGACCGATTCCTTACATCCCGGCAATGGTGGCAATCCGGCTTTCAGTCAGTATGATCTGGATAATGAGCTGAGAAAAGTATTTTATCCGGCCGTAGTAGGATGGATATTGCTGGGCATCTGGGTGGCTGAAATTCGCATTCGCCTGCGTCGACTTAAACTCAAATCCCTGCTTTCATGA
- a CDS encoding heme exporter protein CcmB, giving the protein MRNILQILTLVKKDLMQEWRQKYAFYGLLLYVASTVFVMYMLLHRPADKVWNALFWVTLLFISVNAVARSFLQETPGRMLFYYPLCSPEVFMIGKMLYHVLLMAVMSLLCWVLYLWFLGNPLIRLGYFLGLCVMGGGSLGLAFTLLAAIASRAGQNAALMAILGFPVMIPLLILLTRISEVAFQEVYQPGLTSMWWMLGSLDVFIIALSLILFPYLWKN; this is encoded by the coding sequence ATGCGGAATATCCTACAGATACTCACCCTGGTGAAAAAAGACCTGATGCAGGAATGGCGACAGAAATATGCCTTTTATGGTTTGTTGCTGTATGTGGCTTCTACTGTTTTTGTCATGTATATGCTGTTGCACCGACCTGCGGATAAGGTGTGGAATGCGTTATTCTGGGTAACCCTTTTGTTTATCAGTGTAAATGCCGTTGCACGAAGCTTTCTGCAGGAAACGCCGGGCAGAATGTTGTTTTATTATCCCCTGTGCAGTCCTGAGGTGTTCATGATAGGTAAAATGTTGTATCACGTATTGCTGATGGCGGTGATGAGTTTGCTCTGCTGGGTATTGTATCTCTGGTTTTTAGGTAATCCCCTGATTCGATTAGGCTATTTTCTGGGGTTATGTGTGATGGGGGGTGGCAGTTTAGGCCTTGCTTTTACGCTGCTGGCGGCCATAGCCTCACGGGCCGGACAGAATGCGGCTTTGATGGCTATTCTGGGATTCCCTGTCATGATTCCGTTGTTGATATTGCTTACGCGCATTTCTGAAGTTGCTTTTCAGGAAGTGTATCAACCCGGCCTTACCAGCATGTGGTGGATGCTGGGCAGCCTCGATGTATTTATCATCGCCCTTTCTTTGATCTTATTTCCTTATCTGTGGAAAAATTAA
- a CDS encoding glycosyltransferase N-terminal domain-containing protein — MRWLYHLAIRFYVWGIQLAALWMPKARLWVQGRRLQRQRMKTLTFPQNRQRVWMHCASAGEYEQGRPVLEAIRKHDPHSFLIVTFFSPSGYESRKTDALPDCVCYLPADLPGKAQDFIDKIRPHLAIFVKYEFWWGYIHALQQRHIPSILISARFKHQSFFYRLYMPFFVRWLKGFSHIFVQDAASALWLKQHGVHRVEVSGDTRFDRVVQIAARWQPDRVVESFLQGRKAIVAGSTWPEDEQLWCDYAIRFGLQHPLIVVPHEIQHRRIEQLLASWPGSAVRYSSWEPTADEHSDSCSLLVVDKMGLLSRLYAYGWLAYVGGGFGAGIHNVLEAAVYGIPVVFGPRYGSFLEARDLVQQGAAFSIKDIHTLARTMHALASTDLDAVGATAQRYVQAHAGATGKILNYLTENRFLTTS, encoded by the coding sequence ATGCGCTGGCTTTATCACCTGGCAATCAGGTTCTATGTGTGGGGGATTCAACTGGCAGCCCTCTGGATGCCCAAGGCAAGGTTATGGGTGCAGGGACGCAGGCTACAACGCCAGCGCATGAAGACGTTGACATTCCCGCAAAATCGCCAGCGTGTGTGGATGCATTGTGCTTCGGCTGGAGAATATGAGCAGGGCAGGCCTGTACTGGAGGCGATTCGCAAACATGATCCGCATAGCTTTTTAATCGTCACCTTCTTTTCCCCTTCGGGATATGAGTCCAGAAAAACAGATGCCCTGCCCGATTGCGTATGCTATCTCCCCGCAGATTTACCGGGTAAGGCTCAGGATTTTATAGACAAGATACGTCCACATCTCGCCATATTTGTCAAATATGAATTCTGGTGGGGATATATCCATGCCCTGCAACAACGCCATATTCCTTCCATTCTGATTTCAGCACGGTTTAAACATCAATCTTTTTTTTACAGGCTTTACATGCCGTTTTTTGTCAGGTGGTTGAAAGGTTTTAGCCATATTTTTGTTCAGGATGCCGCGTCAGCCCTATGGCTCAAGCAACATGGTGTACATCGGGTAGAGGTAAGTGGTGATACCCGGTTCGACAGGGTGGTGCAAATTGCAGCCCGGTGGCAACCCGATCGTGTGGTGGAAAGTTTTTTGCAGGGGCGAAAGGCCATTGTAGCAGGCAGTACCTGGCCGGAAGATGAACAACTATGGTGTGACTATGCAATTCGTTTTGGGTTGCAGCATCCACTGATCGTGGTGCCCCATGAAATTCAGCACAGGCGCATCGAGCAGTTACTCGCATCCTGGCCGGGCAGCGCTGTTCGGTATAGCTCCTGGGAACCTACGGCTGATGAGCATTCTGATTCCTGTAGTTTGCTTGTGGTGGATAAAATGGGTTTGTTATCGCGGTTATATGCTTATGGATGGCTTGCTTATGTGGGAGGAGGGTTCGGCGCAGGTATTCACAATGTGCTGGAAGCGGCCGTATATGGCATTCCCGTCGTATTTGGTCCGCGTTACGGGTCGTTTCTTGAGGCAAGAGACCTGGTTCAACAGGGTGCAGCGTTTTCGATAAAAGATATACACACCCTTGCCCGGACAATGCATGCCCTGGCCAGTACAGATCTGGATGCCGTGGGTGCAACAGCCCAAAGGTATGTACAGGCACATGCCGGCGCCACCGGGAAAATCCTGAATTATCTGACGGAGAATCGTTTTTTGACAACTTCATAA
- the queA gene encoding tRNA preQ1(34) S-adenosylmethionine ribosyltransferase-isomerase QueA, translating to MKLSQFKFDLPINLIAQNPAKNRDESRLMVVHRDTGKIEHRIFKDIIEYFDDKDVFIVNNTKVFPARLYGRKEKTGAKIEVFLLRELNKTNRLWDVVVDPARKIRVGNKLYFGEDDELVAEVIDNTTSRGRTIRFLFEGSDQEFRQLLEKLGETPLPKYIKRKPTEEDKERYQTVYAKYEGAVAAPTAGLHFTKELIKRMEIKGIRFAEITLHTGLGTFKPIEVEDLSKHKMDAEYYRIDEYAAKLVNEAKLSGHKVCAVGTTSVRAVESSVTSQGLLRPGEGWTNLFIHPPYHFSIPDAMVTNFHLPKTSLIIMVCAFAGYDLIMEAYQVAIKEKYRFYSYGDAMLIL from the coding sequence ATGAAGCTCTCCCAGTTTAAGTTTGATTTACCCATAAACTTAATTGCCCAGAATCCCGCCAAGAACCGCGATGAATCCCGACTGATGGTCGTGCATCGAGATACCGGTAAAATCGAACATCGGATTTTCAAAGACATCATCGAGTATTTCGACGATAAAGATGTATTCATCGTCAACAATACCAAAGTATTCCCCGCCAGGTTATACGGCCGGAAAGAAAAGACAGGCGCCAAGATCGAGGTGTTTCTGCTTCGCGAACTGAATAAAACCAACCGTCTCTGGGATGTGGTGGTTGATCCGGCACGCAAAATTCGCGTGGGCAACAAGCTGTATTTCGGAGAAGACGATGAACTGGTGGCGGAAGTGATTGATAATACCACCTCACGAGGCCGAACCATTCGCTTTTTATTTGAAGGATCGGATCAGGAATTCAGGCAGCTGCTGGAAAAATTAGGCGAAACGCCTTTGCCCAAATACATTAAACGTAAGCCCACAGAAGAAGACAAGGAAAGATACCAGACCGTTTACGCAAAATACGAAGGGGCTGTGGCGGCGCCTACGGCGGGTTTGCATTTTACCAAGGAACTGATCAAGCGCATGGAAATCAAAGGCATCCGTTTCGCAGAAATCACGCTGCATACGGGTCTTGGCACGTTCAAGCCCATTGAGGTGGAAGACCTGAGCAAGCATAAGATGGATGCCGAGTATTACCGTATCGATGAATATGCCGCAAAGCTGGTCAACGAAGCCAAGCTAAGTGGCCACAAGGTATGTGCTGTAGGTACAACCTCGGTGCGTGCCGTGGAATCGTCGGTTACTTCGCAGGGTTTGTTGCGGCCCGGTGAAGGATGGACCAATCTGTTCATCCATCCGCCTTATCATTTTTCCATTCCCGACGCCATGGTCACCAATTTCCATCTCCCCAAAACCAGTTTAATCATCATGGTCTGTGCCTTTGCGGGATATGACCTGATTATGGAGGCCTATCAGGTGGCCATCAAGGAAAAATACCGGTTCTACAGCTACGGAGATGCCATGTTGATTCTCTGA
- a CDS encoding type I restriction enzyme HsdR N-terminal domain-containing protein translates to MIDLSFPDFTFRVMHRGQRSYIFDRIRRRYVALKPEEWVRQHVLHYLIDVAGYPAGLMAVEKRIPGHAAGRRADIVVYDPALQPWMVVECKAPEVPIGEVALMQAAGYNFPLQARYLLITNGHSAWLCDGHASPPAWLDALPPWPGKTQQG, encoded by the coding sequence ATGATCGACCTGTCTTTTCCGGATTTTACGTTTCGGGTGATGCATCGGGGGCAACGAAGCTATATTTTCGATCGCATCCGCCGACGCTATGTGGCCCTGAAGCCCGAAGAGTGGGTGCGCCAGCATGTGCTACACTACCTGATCGATGTGGCGGGCTACCCGGCTGGACTGATGGCTGTGGAAAAGCGGATTCCGGGTCATGCAGCCGGCAGGCGTGCCGATATTGTGGTATATGATCCCGCCCTGCAGCCCTGGATGGTGGTGGAATGCAAGGCCCCAGAGGTGCCGATTGGCGAGGTTGCCCTGATGCAGGCGGCGGGGTATAATTTTCCGCTGCAGGCCCGCTATCTGCTCATCACCAATGGACATAGCGCCTGGCTTTGCGATGGCCATGCCTCCCCGCCCGCCTGGCTGGATGCCCTGCCCCCATGGCCAGGAAAAACTCAACAGGGATGA
- a CDS encoding CcmD family protein, with product MTTIFHITSSMLQVQPNGPEMATLMRSNGKIYVVVAVIVVIWLGVLLYLISIDRKLSRLEQAEKEKQQLSQTSASAR from the coding sequence ATGACTACGATTTTCCATATCACATCGTCTATGCTTCAGGTTCAACCCAATGGCCCGGAAATGGCTACCCTGATGCGCAGCAATGGAAAGATTTACGTGGTGGTGGCCGTAATTGTGGTGATATGGCTGGGTGTGTTGCTCTACCTCATCAGCATTGACCGTAAACTTTCCCGTCTGGAACAGGCGGAAAAAGAAAAACAGCAGCTGAGCCAGACTTCAGCATCTGCACGATAA
- a CDS encoding GtrA family protein — MEGFLHTFAAFERDMRIRQVILQIIDFFYWPIFRSWLPRRTFRYLFCGSFSNGVDILMYFISYHFILHEQMLRLGLLTISAPIAAFLMAFCVSFPTGFSLSKFIVFPESALKGRVQLFRYLLLVGACIVLNYVFLKLFVNTWHWYPTMGKIATTVLVATFSFLTQKHFTFRIKTQPA; from the coding sequence ATGGAAGGATTTCTTCATACCTTTGCGGCATTTGAGCGTGATATGCGTATCAGGCAGGTTATTCTTCAGATAATTGATTTCTTTTACTGGCCGATATTTCGTTCATGGCTACCGCGGCGCACCTTCCGATATTTGTTTTGTGGAAGCTTTTCCAATGGTGTGGATATTTTGATGTATTTTATCAGTTATCATTTCATTCTGCATGAGCAGATGTTGCGGTTGGGATTGCTTACCATCAGTGCGCCCATTGCAGCCTTTTTGATGGCATTCTGTGTAAGTTTTCCCACCGGATTTTCCTTATCAAAATTTATTGTGTTTCCTGAATCAGCATTAAAAGGTCGTGTGCAGTTGTTTCGTTATTTATTGCTTGTGGGTGCATGCATCGTGTTGAATTATGTGTTTTTAAAATTATTTGTAAATACCTGGCACTGGTATCCAACCATGGGCAAAATAGCCACCACGGTGCTTGTAGCCACTTTCAGTTTTCTTACGCAAAAACATTTTACCTTTCGCATCAAAACCCAGCCGGCTTGA
- a CDS encoding thymidine kinase, translated as MFIEPMMPGENIGWIEVICGSMFSGKTEELIRRLRRVQIAQQKVQIFKPAMDVRYHEQHIVSHDENTIPSIPVHHSHQLLLLCADAQVIGIDEAQFFDEGLPDVCDQLAFRGIRVIVAGLDMDFQGRPFGPMPALLAKAEYITKLHAICVRCGNIASYSYRKTTHEQTVLLGEKDIYEPRCRKCFLEGKS; from the coding sequence ATGTTTATTGAACCTATGATGCCGGGTGAAAACATCGGCTGGATTGAGGTGATTTGTGGTTCCATGTTTTCCGGTAAAACCGAAGAACTGATTCGCCGACTGCGCCGGGTGCAGATTGCACAGCAGAAAGTGCAAATATTCAAGCCTGCCATGGATGTGCGCTATCATGAGCAACACATCGTTTCGCACGATGAAAACACCATTCCTTCCATTCCTGTTCATCATTCGCATCAATTGTTGTTGCTGTGCGCGGATGCCCAGGTAATTGGCATTGATGAAGCCCAGTTTTTTGATGAAGGGTTACCGGATGTATGCGACCAGCTTGCCTTTCGTGGTATAAGGGTCATTGTGGCCGGGCTCGACATGGATTTCCAGGGCAGGCCCTTCGGCCCGATGCCGGCCTTGCTCGCAAAGGCGGAATATATCACCAAGTTACACGCCATCTGCGTGCGGTGCGGCAATATTGCAAGCTATTCTTATCGCAAAACCACGCATGAGCAAACCGTGTTGCTTGGCGAGAAAGATATCTATGAACCGCGTTGCCGTAAATGTTTTCTTGAAGGCAAATCGTGA
- a CDS encoding DegT/DnrJ/EryC1/StrS family aminotransferase, producing the protein MAMQTPIQMVDLKRQYQKIKSEIDEAISEVLESGMFIQGPAVKKFAEHLQEYLEVKHVIPCANGTDALQIAMMALELQPGDEVITPSFTYIATAEVIALLRLKPVFVDVDPHTFCLDVEAIREAITPRTRAIVPVHLFGQSVDMEPLLALAEAHQIAVIEDNAQAIGCNYRCADGSSKKTGTMGHIGCTSFFPSKNLGAYGDAGALCTQDDALADKMRMIANHGQSQRYYHDRIGCNSRLDSIQAAILDVKLRYLDQYIAARQQAANRYDTGFADIPEITIPYRATYCTHVFHQYTILVPPHQREALQQYLAQHGIPTMIYYPVPCHRQKMFTSLPYVAHSLKTTEWLSERVLSLPMHTELDEEQQNFIIEQIHRFFD; encoded by the coding sequence ATGGCCATGCAAACACCCATTCAAATGGTGGACCTGAAAAGGCAATACCAGAAAATTAAATCCGAGATCGATGAAGCCATATCCGAAGTACTGGAGAGCGGCATGTTTATTCAGGGGCCTGCTGTTAAAAAATTTGCGGAACACCTGCAGGAATACCTGGAAGTCAAGCACGTCATCCCCTGCGCCAATGGCACCGATGCATTGCAGATTGCCATGATGGCGCTGGAGCTACAGCCCGGAGATGAAGTGATTACACCTTCATTTACCTACATTGCCACGGCCGAGGTAATCGCCTTGCTGAGGCTTAAACCCGTGTTTGTAGATGTGGACCCACACACGTTTTGCCTGGATGTGGAGGCCATACGTGAGGCCATCACTCCCCGCACACGTGCCATCGTACCCGTGCATTTGTTCGGCCAGAGTGTGGATATGGAGCCTTTGTTAGCGCTTGCTGAAGCCCACCAGATCGCCGTGATTGAAGATAATGCTCAGGCCATCGGTTGCAACTATCGGTGCGCTGACGGCTCCTCAAAAAAAACCGGCACCATGGGCCATATCGGCTGCACCTCGTTTTTTCCTTCTAAAAATTTAGGTGCGTATGGCGATGCGGGCGCTCTGTGTACTCAGGATGATGCTTTAGCCGACAAAATGCGCATGATTGCTAACCATGGCCAGAGCCAGCGCTATTATCACGACCGGATCGGCTGCAACTCCCGCCTGGATAGCATTCAGGCTGCTATTCTGGACGTAAAGCTGCGTTACCTGGATCAATACATCGCTGCACGTCAGCAGGCTGCAAACCGCTATGATACCGGATTTGCGGATATTCCGGAAATCACCATACCTTATCGTGCTACTTATTGCACCCATGTGTTTCATCAATATACCATTCTGGTGCCTCCTCATCAACGAGAGGCCCTGCAGCAATACCTGGCTCAGCATGGTATTCCAACCATGATTTATTATCCGGTTCCCTGCCACCGGCAAAAAATGTTTACTTCCCTGCCTTATGTGGCTCATTCCCTAAAAACAACAGAATGGCTTTCGGAACGCGTGCTATCTTTACCCATGCATACGGAACTCGATGAGGAACAACAAAATTTTATCATCGAGCAAATCCATCGTTTTTTTGATTGA
- a CDS encoding AMP nucleosidase yields the protein MKTKEDIVKDWLPRYTGEKLSNFGKYILLTNFSDYLQMFANLHEVKIVGQGKPMPCATAEGITMINFGMGSANAATIMDLLSAIAPKAVLFLGKCGGLKRKNKVGDLILPIAAIRGEGTSSDYFPPEVPALPAFALQKAVSTTIRDYGRDYWTGTCYTTNRRVWEHDTEFKKYLQRIRAMAIDMETATIFSVGFFNHIPTGALLLVSDQPMVPEGVKTAESDKKVTDNFAELHVRIGIDSLKQLINKGLTVKHLRF from the coding sequence CTGAAAACCAAAGAGGATATCGTTAAAGACTGGTTGCCACGATACACCGGAGAAAAATTATCCAATTTCGGAAAGTATATCCTGCTCACCAATTTCAGCGATTACCTGCAGATGTTTGCCAATCTGCACGAGGTGAAGATTGTAGGGCAGGGCAAGCCTATGCCCTGCGCCACGGCCGAAGGCATCACGATGATCAACTTCGGCATGGGCAGTGCCAATGCCGCCACGATCATGGATTTGCTGAGTGCCATCGCACCCAAAGCCGTCTTGTTTCTGGGTAAATGCGGTGGATTGAAGCGCAAGAATAAGGTGGGCGACCTCATATTGCCCATCGCCGCCATCCGGGGCGAGGGCACTTCGTCGGACTATTTCCCGCCCGAGGTGCCGGCCCTGCCGGCTTTTGCTCTCCAGAAAGCCGTTTCGACCACCATTCGCGATTATGGGCGCGATTACTGGACGGGTACCTGCTACACCACCAACCGCCGCGTGTGGGAGCACGATACCGAATTCAAAAAATACCTCCAGCGCATCCGCGCCATGGCCATCGATATGGAGACCGCCACCATCTTCAGCGTGGGCTTTTTCAACCATATTCCCACCGGAGCCCTCCTGCTGGTGAGCGACCAGCCCATGGTGCCCGAAGGCGTGAAGACGGCGGAAAGCGATAAAAAAGTAACCGACAACTTTGCGGAGCTGCACGTCAGGATAGGTATTGATTCGCTCAAGCAGCTCATCAACAAAGGACTCACGGTCAAGCACCTGAGGTTTTGA
- a CDS encoding IspD/TarI family cytidylyltransferase: MAISPPRYALIVAAGQGTRARPAGEVSSTPKQFAWLAGKPVLRYSIEAFASSFPDIRFILVLPGVYPDFVQDLPTIFAPHPFTLITGGETRFHSVKNGLAAVQEPDAMVFVHDAARPLLTPALIQRCYAVAVEHGTAVPVVPATESLRVVDAEGRNHPLDRHTVKCMQTPQTFRAALLLEAFRQPYDPQFTDEATVVEKAGHTIQLVEGEPTNIKLTYPHDFEIAALLLAKR; encoded by the coding sequence ATGGCTATATCCCCGCCCCGATATGCGTTGATTGTGGCCGCCGGACAGGGCACCCGTGCACGTCCTGCCGGCGAAGTAAGCAGCACACCCAAGCAATTTGCCTGGCTGGCCGGTAAGCCCGTATTGCGTTATAGCATAGAAGCCTTTGCCAGCAGCTTTCCCGACATCCGGTTTATTCTGGTTTTACCAGGTGTTTATCCCGATTTTGTACAGGATTTACCCACCATCTTTGCACCCCATCCTTTTACTTTGATTACCGGTGGAGAAACACGTTTTCATTCGGTGAAAAACGGACTCGCTGCCGTGCAGGAACCGGATGCCATGGTGTTTGTACATGATGCGGCCCGGCCGTTGCTGACTCCGGCATTGATTCAGCGTTGTTATGCGGTTGCCGTCGAGCATGGAACGGCGGTACCGGTTGTACCCGCCACAGAAAGCTTGAGGGTGGTAGATGCCGAAGGACGCAACCATCCCCTCGATCGCCATACGGTGAAATGCATGCAAACCCCTCAGACCTTTCGGGCTGCCTTGCTGCTTGAAGCTTTCCGGCAACCCTATGATCCACAATTTACAGATGAGGCCACCGTGGTCGAAAAAGCAGGTCATACCATTCAACTGGTAGAAGGGGAACCCACGAATATCAAATTAACCTATCCGCACGATTTCGAAATAGCTGCGCTGTTGCTGGCTAAGCGTTAA
- a CDS encoding Glu/Leu/Phe/Val dehydrogenase: MLTSDQVTTNHPAQGPVKKPYSFFHNVEMWFDKAARFTKWEKGILEQIKACNAVYRMRFPVKIGDHIEVIEAYRVQHSHHKLPCKGGIRYSEEVNQDEVMALAALMTYKCAIVNVPFGGAKGGIRINPKKYSVYELEKITRRYTSELIKKNFIGPGIDVPAPDYGTGEREMSWILDTYLSLKPGELDGLGCVTGKPVSQGGVRGRKEATGRGVFYGLREVLSHKEDMKRLGLEPGVEGKTVIVQGLGNVGYHTAKFFYEAGAKIICLIEWDAAIYNPRGLNPDEVVKFREETGSIKNFPGAQTLRRNTDGLELECDILIPAALENVIDAENAPRIKARIIGEAANGPLTVEADEILLKKNVLVVPDVFLNAGGVTVSYFEWLKNLQHVRYGRIEKRFTANMNHLILEQIEKNTGKPVDDAHRRLIEHGPDEIDLVNSGLEETMIEAVQEIREIWHSHKDIPDMRTAAFVSAINKIGEAYAQLGIFP; encoded by the coding sequence ATGCTAACCTCAGATCAAGTCACTACAAATCATCCCGCACAGGGGCCTGTGAAAAAGCCTTATAGTTTTTTCCACAATGTGGAGATGTGGTTCGATAAGGCCGCCCGGTTTACGAAATGGGAAAAGGGCATTCTGGAGCAAATCAAAGCCTGTAATGCCGTTTACCGCATGCGTTTCCCGGTGAAAATCGGCGATCATATCGAGGTTATCGAAGCTTATCGGGTGCAGCATTCGCATCACAAATTGCCCTGTAAGGGCGGCATTCGCTACAGCGAGGAAGTGAATCAGGATGAAGTGATGGCCCTGGCCGCACTGATGACTTATAAATGTGCCATCGTGAACGTGCCTTTTGGCGGTGCCAAGGGCGGCATTCGCATCAATCCGAAAAAATATTCGGTATATGAGTTAGAAAAAATCACCCGGCGCTATACGTCGGAGCTCATCAAGAAAAACTTCATCGGTCCGGGCATCGATGTACCGGCACCCGATTATGGCACCGGCGAACGGGAAATGAGCTGGATACTCGACACCTACCTGAGCCTGAAACCCGGCGAACTGGATGGACTGGGTTGCGTAACCGGTAAGCCCGTTTCCCAGGGCGGCGTGCGGGGCCGGAAAGAAGCCACGGGCAGGGGCGTGTTCTATGGCCTGCGGGAAGTGCTGAGCCATAAGGAAGATATGAAGCGCCTGGGCCTGGAACCCGGCGTGGAAGGCAAAACCGTGATTGTGCAGGGACTGGGCAATGTGGGCTACCATACCGCGAAATTCTTCTATGAAGCCGGAGCCAAAATCATTTGCCTGATTGAATGGGATGCCGCCATTTACAATCCCAGGGGCCTGAACCCCGATGAGGTGGTGAAGTTCCGCGAGGAAACGGGCTCCATCAAAAACTTCCCCGGTGCCCAGACGCTGCGCCGCAATACCGATGGACTCGAACTGGAATGCGATATCCTGATTCCGGCGGCGCTGGAAAATGTCATCGATGCCGAGAATGCGCCCCGCATCAAGGCCAGGATCATCGGTGAAGCCGCCAATGGGCCGCTTACTGTGGAAGCCGACGAGATACTGCTGAAAAAAAATGTGCTGGTGGTGCCCGATGTGTTCCTGAATGCCGGCGGCGTTACCGTTTCTTATTTCGAATGGTTGAAAAACCTGCAACATGTGCGCTATGGCCGCATCGAAAAAAGGTTTACCGCCAATATGAATCACCTGATTTTAGAGCAAATCGAAAAAAATACCGGTAAGCCTGTGGACGATGCCCATCGCCGCCTCATCGAGCATGGCCCCGATGAAATCGACCTGGTGAACTCCGGACTGGAAGAAACCATGATTGAGGCCGTGCAGGAAATCCGCGAGATCTGGCATAGCCATAAAGACATCCCCGATATGCGCACGGCGGCTTTTGTCAGCGCCATCAACAAAATCGGCGAAGCCTATGCCCAGCTGGGCATATTCCCCTGA
- a CDS encoding Gfo/Idh/MocA family oxidoreductase yields MVKIGLLGVGKLGKIHLAQLLSLPQAEVIGFYDPDERTSEEVIQQFQVKRFPDAASLLQACDAVDIVTPTPLHFPLAEQAIRYGKHVFVEKPMCSTLLEAESLVKLVNEAHICFQVGHVERFNPAFLALQDYRLQPMFIEVHRLAQFQPRNTETSVILDLMIHDIDILLHLVPSEVHRVSASGVAVLSESTDIANARIEFENGCVANLTSSRISMKKMRKMRLFQKDAYIGIDFLNKKTEIIHLMSSENPQPAGDNHSPQLSFDLDTPQGKRRVALHYPAIPEVNAIRMELQLFCDSILQHKPVAVNAVEAYRALKIAYQILDKIQKNTPITF; encoded by the coding sequence ATGGTTAAAATTGGCTTACTGGGTGTGGGAAAGCTTGGTAAAATTCATCTCGCCCAGTTGTTATCCCTGCCACAGGCTGAAGTGATCGGATTTTACGATCCGGATGAGCGTACCTCCGAAGAAGTTATCCAGCAATTTCAGGTGAAACGATTCCCCGATGCAGCATCGCTTCTGCAGGCCTGCGATGCCGTGGATATTGTTACGCCCACACCCCTGCACTTTCCCCTGGCCGAACAGGCTATCCGTTATGGCAAACACGTATTTGTGGAAAAGCCCATGTGCAGCACGCTTTTGGAAGCAGAATCACTCGTTAAACTGGTGAATGAAGCCCATATCTGTTTTCAGGTCGGACATGTAGAACGGTTTAACCCGGCTTTTCTGGCTTTGCAGGATTACCGCCTGCAGCCTATGTTCATTGAAGTACACCGCCTGGCTCAATTTCAGCCGCGTAACACAGAAACGAGCGTAATCCTGGACCTGATGATTCACGATATCGATATTTTGTTGCACTTGGTGCCATCCGAAGTGCATCGCGTATCGGCGAGCGGAGTGGCCGTGCTGAGTGAATCCACGGATATCGCCAACGCCCGCATCGAATTTGAAAACGGTTGCGTGGCCAACTTAACTTCCAGCCGCATATCCATGAAAAAAATGCGCAAAATGCGCTTGTTTCAGAAAGATGCCTATATCGGTATCGACTTCCTGAATAAAAAAACAGAAATCATTCACCTGATGTCTTCCGAAAACCCACAGCCGGCCGGGGATAATCACAGCCCCCAGCTGAGCTTCGACCTGGATACGCCCCAGGGCAAACGAAGAGTAGCCCTGCATTATCCCGCCATCCCGGAAGTGAACGCCATCCGCATGGAATTACAACTATTTTGCGACAGCATTTTGCAGCATAAACCTGTCGCCGTAAACGCCGTTGAAGCTTATCGAGCTTTAAAAATCGCTTACCAGATTCTGGATAAAATTCAAAAAAATACTCCGATTACCTTCTGA